One window of Pseudacidobacterium ailaaui genomic DNA carries:
- a CDS encoding thiazole synthase: MEPLVIAGRAFQSRLIVGTGKYKDGPETQAAIEASGAEMVTVAVRRVNLDRSKESLLDYIDPQRYFLLPNTAGCYTAEEAVRAARLAREVGISDWVKIEVIGDQATLYPDVQATLEATRILVKEGFTVLPYTSDDIVFAKRLIDAGAAAVMPLAAPIGSGLGIQNRATLQILREMITEVPLIVDAGVGTASDAVVAMELGADGVLMNTAIASAAHPVLMAEAMQHAVLAGRQAYLAGRMPRKLYATASSPLEGISR, from the coding sequence ATGGAACCACTGGTGATTGCAGGGCGTGCCTTTCAGTCGAGGCTGATTGTGGGCACAGGGAAATACAAGGATGGTCCGGAGACGCAGGCGGCCATCGAAGCCTCAGGTGCCGAGATGGTCACGGTTGCCGTCCGGCGCGTGAATCTGGACCGCTCAAAGGAATCGCTTCTGGACTACATTGATCCGCAGCGCTATTTTCTGCTGCCGAACACGGCAGGCTGCTACACGGCGGAAGAGGCGGTGCGCGCGGCCAGACTGGCACGCGAAGTTGGAATTTCTGATTGGGTGAAGATCGAGGTCATCGGGGACCAAGCGACCCTCTACCCGGATGTCCAGGCAACACTGGAGGCCACCCGCATTTTAGTAAAGGAAGGCTTTACGGTTTTGCCGTATACCTCTGATGACATTGTGTTTGCGAAGCGTTTGATTGATGCAGGCGCAGCCGCTGTGATGCCGCTGGCGGCCCCCATCGGGAGTGGACTTGGGATCCAGAACCGGGCCACCCTTCAGATTCTGCGAGAGATGATTACAGAGGTGCCACTGATTGTGGATGCCGGTGTGGGTACGGCATCCGATGCGGTGGTGGCCATGGAGTTGGGGGCCGATGGGGTGTTAATGAATACCGCGATTGCCTCTGCGGCGCATCCGGTCCTGATGGCGGAGGCCATGCAGCATGCCGTGCTCGCTGGACGGCAGGCCTACCTGGCCGGAAGAATGCCCCGCAAGCTGTATGCAACGGCCAGCTCGCCGCTGGAGGGAATTTCACGCTGA
- the ruvC gene encoding crossover junction endodeoxyribonuclease RuvC: MRVFGIDCGTECTGYGVVEWESAHRDPVLKALAAGGIRLPKKLSLAQRLALLYAELSTLLAAHQPDVVAVEEVFYSVNAKSALKLGQVRGVALLAAANANLFVAEYAPLTIKSTVVGYGLAQKEQVQFMVTRLLHLDKTPEPADAADALAIAICHIHTTQTLTLQSGAVR, translated from the coding sequence ATGCGGGTTTTTGGCATTGACTGCGGCACAGAGTGCACCGGCTATGGTGTGGTGGAGTGGGAGAGCGCGCATCGCGATCCCGTGTTGAAGGCGTTGGCAGCAGGCGGAATCCGGCTGCCCAAGAAGCTTTCCCTCGCCCAACGTCTGGCATTGCTATATGCAGAACTCAGCACTCTGCTGGCCGCGCACCAGCCGGACGTGGTTGCAGTCGAGGAGGTCTTTTACTCCGTAAATGCCAAGTCTGCGCTGAAACTGGGACAGGTGCGAGGAGTGGCCCTGCTGGCGGCAGCAAATGCGAATCTTTTTGTAGCAGAATATGCTCCTCTCACAATCAAATCTACCGTGGTGGGATATGGATTAGCGCAGAAGGAGCAGGTGCAATTCATGGTGACGCGGCTGCTGCATCTGGACAAAACACCAGAGCCGGCCGATGCCGCCGACGCGCTGGCCATTGCTATTTGCCACATCCACACTACGCAAACTCTGACTTTACAAAGCGGAGCCGTCCGTTAA
- a CDS encoding tetratricopeptide repeat protein, with amino-acid sequence MPLRLNLRLFLAFFCLTCVSIVGAQQSANLPSAHPPAKNQKQQPEMPPPPPEKPPALVDPAGPTVSLQTSEALFDVAVALNACGYDNGLSESDPVRMHVRDQVNQAAQQSEKAREARDKLCLFINQHRLADASRDLAQYVSLALYLTPPPALALSVDEEDLPPDANGIVEILPLLHSFADAIQLHLIWLANRAEYDEEVARLHNPLTQMIVSTNTYLKMPASTYSGIRFLVVLEPLLSPAQTNARVYGPDYVVVTSPVNGTIHMQEVRHTYLHYMIEPLLYSRASSLDRLLPILKTVRDAPLDFQYRADIVSLVIECLIRAVEARTMDTGVQEYKIPADVRRSDLERETQKRNASLQKIAAIRQQAVNRDMTAGFVLTQYFYDQLIAFEHTPESLSEAIGPMVYGMDVDQQVHRARDIDFAEEGSSDVISHASRRPHGLDLAEIKLHQGDAAGAEQLAEQALKDHTPDPGRANYILALTSLMQGHMDAAEKSFNETIRLSKDPRLLAWSHIYLGRIHDVRDERDQALVEYQTALTVRDGQPDTKAAAEKGLKQPFALPKRAQQDDNDGNDAPSSTPSGSAEKAQPPR; translated from the coding sequence ATGCCCCTTCGCCTGAACCTGCGTCTTTTCCTCGCCTTTTTCTGTCTTACCTGTGTCTCCATCGTCGGGGCCCAGCAGTCTGCAAATCTTCCGTCTGCGCACCCCCCGGCAAAAAACCAGAAACAGCAGCCGGAAATGCCGCCTCCACCCCCGGAAAAGCCGCCGGCACTGGTCGATCCCGCGGGCCCTACCGTCAGTCTTCAGACCAGCGAGGCGCTCTTTGATGTTGCCGTGGCGCTCAACGCCTGCGGCTATGACAATGGCCTGAGTGAATCTGACCCGGTCCGGATGCATGTGCGTGATCAGGTCAACCAGGCCGCACAGCAGTCAGAAAAAGCCCGGGAAGCACGCGACAAGCTCTGTCTTTTTATCAACCAGCACCGCCTGGCCGATGCCAGCCGGGACCTGGCACAGTACGTTTCACTCGCACTTTATCTCACCCCTCCTCCGGCCCTCGCGCTCAGCGTTGACGAGGAAGACCTCCCGCCCGATGCCAATGGTATCGTTGAAATCCTTCCTCTGCTGCATTCATTTGCCGACGCCATCCAGCTCCACCTCATCTGGCTTGCCAATCGTGCAGAGTACGACGAGGAAGTTGCTCGTTTGCACAATCCTCTGACCCAGATGATTGTCAGCACAAACACTTACCTCAAGATGCCGGCCAGCACGTACAGCGGCATCCGCTTTCTTGTTGTACTGGAACCGCTGCTTTCCCCGGCACAGACGAATGCTCGTGTTTACGGCCCGGATTACGTCGTGGTGACCTCCCCTGTGAATGGCACCATCCATATGCAGGAGGTGCGCCATACCTATCTCCATTACATGATTGAGCCGCTGCTTTATTCGCGCGCCTCGTCCTTGGACCGCCTGCTGCCCATCCTGAAAACAGTCCGGGACGCTCCCCTGGATTTTCAGTACCGCGCTGATATTGTTTCTCTCGTGATCGAATGCCTCATCCGCGCCGTCGAGGCCCGCACCATGGACACGGGAGTGCAGGAATATAAGATTCCCGCAGATGTCCGCCGCTCCGACCTGGAGCGGGAGACACAGAAGCGCAATGCCTCTTTGCAGAAAATTGCCGCCATCCGTCAGCAGGCCGTCAATCGCGACATGACTGCGGGCTTTGTGCTTACGCAGTATTTCTATGACCAGCTCATCGCCTTCGAGCACACCCCTGAGAGTCTCAGCGAAGCCATCGGTCCCATGGTCTACGGAATGGATGTGGACCAGCAGGTGCACCGTGCCCGCGATATTGATTTCGCAGAGGAAGGCTCTTCGGACGTCATCAGCCACGCCTCGCGCAGGCCCCACGGCCTGGATCTGGCGGAAATCAAGTTACATCAGGGAGATGCAGCCGGAGCTGAGCAGTTGGCAGAGCAGGCCCTCAAAGACCATACCCCGGATCCAGGACGCGCCAACTACATCCTCGCCCTTACCAGTCTCATGCAGGGCCACATGGACGCAGCCGAGAAGAGCTTCAACGAAACCATCCGCCTCTCAAAGGACCCCCGTCTTCTCGCGTGGTCCCATATTTATCTGGGTCGTATCCACGATGTCCGCGATGAACGCGACCAGGCCCTGGTGGAATACCAGACGGCCCTGACGGTGCGCGACGGCCAGCCTGATACCAAAGCAGCCGCAGAAAAAGGGCTGAAGCAGCCCTTTGCGCTGCCAAAACGCGCCCAGCAGGATGACAATGATGGAAATGACGCACCTTCTTCCACGCCTTCCGGAAGCGCAGAAAAGGCCCAGCCCCCCCGCTGA
- a CDS encoding N(4)-(beta-N-acetylglucosaminyl)-L-asparaginase: protein MTTRRDFLSRAAVTAAGLVTIPSPVDAQMAESVKRLTPPGKSVIVTRETGDHTVDEAWKMLQDGADTLDACNHICMGREDDPNDHSVGYGGLPNEDGVVELDACCMHGPSRMAGSVGAIQNIRHACLVARLIMERSGHVMLTGQGAEHFAVMHGLKREDLLTDDARKMWLLWKESRTSQNFWGPPMSAPGGKDANPAPVLNHSAIPRHPGPEWAEVVRLRSQQLMAMAADLGIPPQKRALAAAQILWPTTGTVHVSVVNTKGEMSGATSTSGQAFKIAGRLGDSPIIGAGCYTDQDVGSAGATGSGEENIKVAGAHTIVELMRQGMTPREAGLEALRRIVRNYNGDMQKLRYLDMIYYIVRKDGAYAGCSLWSTTASGAPKTFVVHDGVKRTETCAWLLDGTTTN, encoded by the coding sequence ATGACCACCCGCCGCGATTTTCTGTCCCGTGCTGCCGTTACGGCGGCCGGATTGGTAACGATACCCTCGCCGGTTGACGCACAAATGGCCGAGAGCGTAAAGCGTCTGACTCCGCCCGGCAAGTCCGTCATTGTGACTCGCGAAACCGGCGACCATACCGTAGACGAGGCCTGGAAAATGCTACAGGACGGGGCCGATACTCTGGACGCCTGCAATCACATCTGCATGGGCCGCGAAGATGATCCTAACGACCATAGTGTGGGCTATGGCGGCCTGCCCAATGAAGATGGTGTCGTGGAGCTGGATGCCTGCTGCATGCACGGCCCTTCGCGGATGGCCGGCTCAGTCGGCGCAATACAGAACATCCGCCACGCCTGCCTGGTGGCCCGCCTCATCATGGAAAGGTCCGGGCACGTAATGCTCACCGGTCAGGGAGCAGAACACTTTGCGGTCATGCATGGCCTGAAACGGGAAGATCTGCTCACCGACGACGCCCGCAAAATGTGGCTGTTATGGAAGGAAAGCCGTACCAGCCAGAACTTCTGGGGGCCTCCCATGTCGGCTCCGGGGGGCAAAGATGCAAATCCAGCTCCAGTGCTGAACCACAGCGCCATTCCCCGCCATCCCGGTCCGGAATGGGCTGAAGTGGTGCGTCTGCGCTCACAGCAACTGATGGCCATGGCCGCTGACCTCGGCATTCCTCCGCAAAAACGCGCCCTCGCCGCTGCACAAATCCTCTGGCCGACCACCGGGACCGTCCATGTCTCGGTCGTCAATACAAAAGGAGAGATGTCCGGGGCCACTTCCACCTCAGGCCAGGCCTTCAAAATCGCCGGACGGCTGGGAGACTCCCCCATCATCGGAGCCGGTTGCTATACGGACCAGGACGTGGGCTCCGCCGGGGCCACCGGGTCCGGTGAAGAGAATATCAAGGTGGCCGGTGCACATACGATTGTCGAACTGATGCGGCAGGGCATGACACCCAGAGAGGCCGGACTGGAGGCCCTGCGCCGCATTGTCCGCAACTATAACGGTGATATGCAGAAGCTCCGCTACCTGGACATGATTTATTACATTGTGCGCAAAGATGGCGCTTATGCCGGATGCTCCCTCTGGAGCACCACGGCGAGCGGTGCTCCAAAGACTTTTGTCGTTCACGATGGCGTGAAGCGCACCGAAACCTGCGCGTGGCTGCTCGACGGCACAACCACGAACTGA
- a CDS encoding serine hydrolase domain-containing protein — MRRLLCIFLLCVGAAAQSLPVQPVHHLSDALQSKVDEAAAQVLEQTGVPSASIAIVQKGEIVYTHAYGKARLDPPLPASPGMRYSIGSISKQFTAAAVLLLEQQGRLSVDDPVSKYIPGLTRGDEVTIRMLLSHTSGYQDYWPEDYLMPPMRKPTTAQHILDTWAKKPLDFEPGTKWQYSNTNYVIAGLIVEKVSGEPLMKFLQEHIFAPLKMQSVYDTDLARLGDTDAEGYIRYALGPLRPAPKEGAGWMFAAGELAMPAYDLALWDISMMDRSLLAPGSYQQMFTSVKLKDGTDTGYGLGVFTTPRMGHAALEHTGEVSGFVAENIVFPDDKAAIVVLTNQDASSAASAIARQLTPLVLGIEAKSAQGAEAQTLRIFKGLQQGQIDRTLFTENCNAYFSQQALEDFASSLKPLGDPVSFRQVAEELRGGMTFREFAVEFAHTLQRLRVTTYTMPDGKLEQYLVIPVQ; from the coding sequence ATGCGACGTTTGCTCTGCATTTTTCTGCTCTGTGTCGGCGCCGCCGCTCAAAGTCTTCCCGTGCAGCCTGTCCATCATCTTTCAGATGCTTTACAGTCCAAGGTGGATGAAGCGGCTGCGCAGGTCCTGGAACAGACCGGAGTGCCTTCAGCTTCTATCGCTATAGTGCAAAAGGGAGAGATTGTCTACACCCATGCTTATGGCAAGGCAAGACTCGATCCGCCGCTTCCCGCCAGTCCAGGGATGCGCTACTCCATTGGTTCCATTTCCAAGCAGTTTACAGCCGCAGCGGTGCTGCTGCTGGAGCAGCAGGGCAGGCTTTCCGTGGATGATCCGGTATCGAAGTACATCCCGGGGCTGACGCGTGGTGACGAGGTGACTATCCGGATGTTGCTCTCCCACACATCCGGTTATCAGGACTACTGGCCGGAAGACTATCTCATGCCGCCCATGCGAAAACCAACCACCGCCCAGCACATTCTGGACACATGGGCCAAAAAGCCGCTGGACTTTGAGCCGGGGACGAAATGGCAGTACTCCAACACAAATTATGTGATTGCTGGTCTGATTGTCGAGAAGGTCAGCGGTGAGCCTCTGATGAAGTTTCTGCAGGAGCACATCTTCGCTCCGCTGAAGATGCAATCGGTGTACGATACAGACCTTGCGCGGCTGGGAGACACCGACGCAGAAGGGTATATCCGGTATGCTCTGGGGCCGCTGCGTCCCGCGCCAAAAGAGGGGGCAGGATGGATGTTTGCCGCCGGCGAGCTGGCGATGCCGGCCTATGACCTGGCACTTTGGGACATCAGTATGATGGACCGCTCGCTGCTGGCGCCCGGGTCTTACCAGCAGATGTTCACCTCAGTGAAATTAAAGGACGGCACAGATACTGGTTATGGACTCGGTGTCTTTACGACGCCGAGAATGGGGCATGCGGCCCTGGAGCACACCGGGGAAGTCTCCGGATTCGTTGCCGAGAACATCGTCTTTCCGGACGACAAGGCAGCAATTGTGGTACTGACCAACCAGGACGCCTCTTCGGCGGCCTCGGCGATCGCACGGCAACTGACCCCCCTGGTGCTGGGCATTGAAGCGAAATCGGCGCAGGGAGCCGAGGCCCAGACGCTGAGGATTTTCAAGGGGTTACAGCAAGGTCAGATTGACCGCACGCTTTTTACCGAAAATTGCAATGCATATTTCAGCCAACAGGCCCTTGAAGATTTTGCATCAAGTCTGAAGCCGCTGGGTGATCCGGTAAGTTTCCGGCAGGTGGCCGAAGAATTGCGCGGAGGGATGACCTTCCGGGAGTTCGCGGTGGAGTTTGCCCATACTCTGCAGCGTCTGCGGGTGACCACCTATACGATGCCGGATGGAAAACTGGAGCAATATCTAGTGATCCCTGTGCAGTGA
- a CDS encoding DnaJ C-terminal domain-containing protein: MPATQNKDYYAILGIKKTATQDEVRKAFRKLARKYHPDVNPGDKKAEEKFKEISEAHDILSDEKKRKIYDQFGFYSDQIDPAAAEAAARGYQAHGAGAQQEVPFDFGGFDFSDFAGGTGGGGTQSSGWGSFRDIFSGIFNREERQRGPVPGTDLEYQVTVDFWTAIRGGSARVQVQRQEVCPTCKGRSTTGGSYTCPECHGTGQVTQMGGRMKFNIPCPSCGGSGKRQSSCATCHGEGVVMRSEPIEFRIKPGTRDGQRIRLAGKGNAGRNGGAPGDLYLIVRTGAHPVFTRQGDDIHMTVPVTVTEAALGAKVEVPTIDGRAQLRIPPGTQSGQKLRMRERGVPSATREGMRGDQIVTVEIVVPQVQDEKSKEILRELARLNPADPRAGIWAKI; encoded by the coding sequence ATGCCTGCAACACAAAATAAAGACTATTACGCCATTCTCGGCATTAAAAAGACGGCCACTCAGGACGAGGTGCGCAAGGCCTTCCGGAAACTCGCGCGGAAATATCATCCGGACGTAAACCCTGGCGACAAGAAGGCCGAGGAGAAGTTCAAGGAAATTTCAGAAGCACATGACATTCTGAGTGACGAGAAGAAGCGGAAAATTTACGACCAGTTCGGCTTTTACTCAGACCAGATTGATCCTGCTGCGGCGGAAGCTGCGGCACGCGGATACCAGGCCCATGGAGCGGGCGCGCAGCAGGAAGTGCCATTCGACTTTGGCGGCTTTGATTTCTCCGACTTTGCTGGTGGAACAGGTGGTGGAGGCACGCAGTCCAGCGGATGGGGAAGCTTCCGCGATATTTTTTCCGGCATTTTTAACCGCGAGGAACGGCAACGGGGTCCGGTACCTGGTACGGACCTGGAATATCAGGTCACAGTAGACTTCTGGACGGCCATCCGCGGCGGGTCAGCTCGGGTGCAGGTGCAGAGGCAAGAGGTTTGTCCGACGTGTAAGGGACGGTCGACCACGGGCGGGTCCTATACCTGCCCCGAATGCCACGGGACTGGACAGGTGACCCAGATGGGAGGGCGGATGAAGTTCAACATACCGTGCCCCAGCTGTGGCGGAAGTGGTAAGCGGCAGAGCTCCTGCGCGACCTGTCACGGCGAGGGAGTCGTGATGCGCTCCGAACCGATCGAGTTCCGTATCAAGCCCGGGACGCGAGACGGGCAGCGCATCCGCCTGGCCGGAAAGGGCAATGCCGGACGAAATGGCGGTGCTCCCGGAGATTTATACCTGATTGTTCGCACGGGGGCTCATCCTGTTTTTACGCGGCAGGGGGATGACATCCACATGACCGTACCGGTGACAGTGACCGAAGCGGCCCTGGGCGCGAAAGTCGAGGTCCCCACCATCGACGGGCGGGCGCAGTTGCGGATTCCGCCTGGGACCCAATCGGGCCAGAAGCTGAGGATGAGGGAGCGGGGGGTACCTTCTGCGACCCGGGAGGGTATGCGTGGCGACCAGATTGTTACGGTAGAGATTGTCGTTCCGCAGGTGCAGGATGAGAAATCGAAGGAGATCCTGCGCGAACTGGCCAGACTCAACCCGGCAGATCCCAGGGCGGGCATCTGGGCCAAGATTTAG
- a CDS encoding heat shock protein transcriptional repressor HspR, which yields MPTKRKSKGAYMISAVAEMYGIHPQTLRLYEREGLLKPSRTEGNTRLYTDEDLERLEFILNLARDLGVNIAGIAIILQMRERMEEMNRQMQSFVDYVRTEMLSRMQQGFPQQEAAIVPLRRPIAVPQVKGSVKKNEPSTR from the coding sequence ATGCCGACAAAACGTAAATCCAAAGGAGCATACATGATCTCGGCGGTGGCCGAGATGTACGGCATCCATCCGCAGACACTGCGGCTGTATGAGCGCGAAGGGCTGCTGAAGCCTTCGCGCACGGAAGGCAATACCCGTCTCTATACGGATGAGGACCTGGAACGGCTGGAGTTCATTCTGAATCTGGCGCGCGATCTGGGCGTGAACATTGCCGGCATCGCAATTATTCTGCAAATGCGCGAGCGCATGGAAGAAATGAATCGGCAGATGCAGAGCTTTGTGGATTATGTGAGGACGGAAATGCTCAGCCGGATGCAGCAGGGCTTTCCACAACAGGAAGCAGCGATTGTGCCACTGCGCAGACCCATCGCCGTGCCTCAGGTGAAAGGCAGTGTTAAGAAAAACGAACCATCCACGAGGTAA
- a CDS encoding DUF427 domain-containing protein, translating into MAKAVWNGKVIAESDTYETVEGNIYFPENTVKREFLRPSSTTSTCPWKGLARYYSVVVDGQENQDAAWYYPDPKPAARKIKNHIAFWRGVEIEK; encoded by the coding sequence ATGGCCAAAGCAGTCTGGAACGGAAAAGTGATTGCAGAAAGTGATACATACGAGACGGTGGAAGGCAACATTTACTTCCCGGAAAATACCGTAAAACGGGAGTTTTTACGCCCCAGCTCGACGACGTCCACCTGTCCGTGGAAAGGCCTGGCCCGCTACTACAGCGTCGTCGTGGACGGACAGGAGAACCAGGATGCAGCGTGGTATTATCCCGACCCTAAGCCCGCAGCCCGCAAGATCAAAAACCATATCGCCTTCTGGCGCGGCGTAGAAATTGAAAAATAA